The genomic DNA TCCATAGAAATATAGAGCCAACTATTGAAATTGGAGGCGATTATAGATGGCGACGCGGACAAGAAAAACACATGTTCAACCCGTTAACAGTTGCTAAACTTCAAGAATCGGTAAGAACCAATAAAGCCTCTACTTTTAAGGAGTATTCAGAATTAATAAACAACCAATCTAAAAGCTTAATGACCATTAGAGGTTTGTTTGAATTCGATCAATTTGACCCTATTCCGTTAGAGGAAGTAGAACCTTGGACAGAAATTGTAAAGCGTTTTAAAACTGGAGCAATGTCTTATGGTTCTATTAGTAAAGAAGCACACGAAAATTTAGCAGTTGCTATGAATAGAATTGGAGGGAAATCTAATTCTGGTGAAGGCGGAGAAGATCAAGAACGCTTTTACAAAACCTCACAAGGTGATTGGAAAAACTCTGCTATAAAACAAGTGGCCTCTGGTCGTTTTGGTGTGACTTCAAATTATTTAACTAGCGCGAATGAAATTCAAATAAAAATAGCACAAGGTGCAAAACCTGGTGAAGGCGGACAATTACCTGGACCAAAAGTAAATCGTGAAATCGCAAAAACAAGAAACTCTACTCCTTATGTAGGATTAATTTCACCACCACCACATCATGATATTTATTCTATTGAAGATTTATCGCAACTCATTTATGATGTAAAATGCGCAAATCGCGAAGCAAGAATCAACGTTAAATTAGTATCAGAAGTTGGTGTTGGTACAGTTGCAGCAGGAGTAGCTAAAGCTAAAGCAGATGTGATTTTAATCTCTGGTTTTGATGGTGGTACAGGAGCTTCACCTTTAACATCTTTACGCCATGCAGGTTTACCTTGGGAACTTGGTATTGCAGAAGCACAACAAACTTTAGTGATGAACGATCTTAGAAATCGTGTGGTTTTAGAGTGTGACGGACAATTAAAAACTGGTCGTGATGTTGCAATTGCATGCTTATTAGGAGCAGAAGAGTTTGGTTTTGCTACTGCGCCTTTAGTAGCATCTGGTTGTATCATGATGCGTGTTTGCCACTTAAACACCTGTCCTGTTGGAATTGCAACGCAAAATCCAGAACTACGTAAAAAGTTTAAAGGAAAACCAGAACACGTAGTAAACTACATGTATTTTGTAGCTCAAGAATTACGTGAAATCATGGCTAAATTAGGATTCAGAACCATAAATGAAATGGTTGGTCAATCTCAAAAGCTAAATAGAAATAAAGCCATAGACCATTATAAATCTTCAGGAATTGATTTAACACCAATTCTTCACAAAGTAAAAGTTGGCGAAGATGTAAAACTATTTAATACCTATTGTCAGGACCACAATTTAAATGTGCATTTAGACTTCAAAATTGTTAAACAAGCACACCAAGCATTGTTCAGAAGACAAAAAACACATTTCGAATTACCCATAACAAATATTGACAGAGCAGTTGGTGCCATTGTTAGCAATGAAATCTCAAAAATTTATGGTGCAGATGGTCTACCAGAAGACACTATTGATATTGATTTTCATGGTTCTGCAGGACAAAGTTTTGGAGCATTTGCTACCAAAGGATTAAAATTCACAGTACACGGAAATACAAATGACTACTTAGGAAAAGGTTTATCTGGAGGGAAATTAATTATTAAAGTGCCTGAAAAATGTACGATAACTCCAGAAGATAATATCATTACTGGAAACGTAACGCTTTATGGAGCAACTTCTGGTGAAGTATATATTAACGGAAAGGCTGGAGAACGTTTTTGCGTTAGAAACTCTGGTGCAAAAGCAGTTGTAGAAGGCATTGGCGATCATGGTTGTGAATACATGACAGGTGGTGTTGCTGTAATTCTTGGCGCTGTAGGCAGAAACTTCGGAGCAGGAATGAGTGGTGGAGTTGCTTATGTTTTTGATGAAAAAGAAACCTTTAAGCAACACTGTAATTCAGACGATTTAAATATTGATCCAGTTGAAAAAGTTGAAGACCAATTACAACTAGAGCAGCTTATTGAAAATCATTTCCTTGCAACTGGAAGTCCTTTAGCAAGACGCATTTTAGATGATTGGAAGAACTACCTTCCAAAATTCAAAAAAGTATTACCAGAAGAATACAGACAAGCCTTATTAAGATTAGAACAAGAAGAATTAGAATTAGTTTAAAATTGAAATTATTTTAATCTATAATTTGAAAAAATAAAATTTAGAAAGTTTGGATGAGATTCCTGCTTTCGCAAGAATAAAATGGGAAAGACAACAGGATTTTTAGAATATAAGCGCCAAGACGAAAGTTATATTGAGCCAGAAAAACGAATTGAAAACTATAACGAATTTACGGTTCCTCTAAAAGAAGAAAATTTAAAAGATCAAGGTGCACGTTGTATGGATTGCGGTATTCCATTTTGCCATAGCGGTTGTCCACTAGGTAATTTAATTCCAGATTTTAATGACAAAGTCTACAAGGGAAAATGGAAAGAAGCAGCCGAAATTTTACATAGAACCAATAACTTCCCAGAGTTTACAGGAAGATTATGTCCGGCGCCTTGTGAAGAAGCATGTGTTTTAGGTATCAATGAAGACCCAGTAACTATTGAAAATATTGAAAAAAATATTGTTGAACAAGCTTTCGCTGAAGGCTGGATTACTGCACAACCACCAAAAGTTAGAACCGAAAAAACAGTTGCTGTTATAGGTTCTGGACCTGCTGGTTTAGCTGCTGCACAACAATTAAATCGCGCAGGACACAATGTAACTGTATTTGAACGTGACGAAAAAGTTGGTGGTTTATTACGTTATGGTATTCCAGATTTTAAGATGGAAAAAAACGTAATAGATAGACGTGTTGCTGTTTTAGAAGAGGAAGGAATCACCTTTAAAACCAATGCACATGTTGGTGTTAATGTAGATGCTAATCAACTTAAAGACGATTTTGACGCAGTAGTTTTATGTGGTGGAGCAACGGTAAGAAGAAGTATCCCAATTCCTGGAGCTGATTTGAAAGGTGTCACGCAAGCAATGGATTTCTTAAAGTTAAACAATCAATATGTAGATGGTTTAGTAGAATTTAAAGACGTTATTTCTGCAGAAGGAAAAGACGTCATTGTAATTGGTGGTGGAGATACAGGAAGTGATTGTATTGGAACCTCTAATCGTCATGGAGCAACTTCGGTTACAAATTTTGAAATCTTAAGTAAACCTACTGAAGGTCGTCCAGCACACCAACCTTGGCCGTATTGGCCAATGAAGTTAAAAACAACCTCATCACACCAAGAAGGTGTAGAACGTTTTTTTAGCATTTCTACTAAAGAATTTTTAGGAGACAAAGAAGGCAATTTAACAGGATTAAAAACCGTTGAAGTCGAATGGATTTTCACTCCAGGTGAAAGACCGCAACTTAAAGAAGTGAAAGGCACTGAAAAAGAATGGAAATGTAATTTAGCATTATTAGCACTTGGTTTTACAGGAGCTGAAAAAACGCTAGCAGAACAATTTGGATTAAACATGGATTTTAGAACCAATATTGAAGCATCTACCAAAGATTACAAAACGAACATTCCTGGTGTTTTTGCTGCTGGAGATATGCGCCGTGGACAATCTTTAATTGTTTGGGCAATTTCTGAAGGAAGACAAGCTGCTTATCACATTGACACGTATTTAATGGGAGAATCTTGTTTACCATTAAAAGACGATAGTGATTTACCAAGAGTATAACTAATTCCTGTGTAAACAGGAATCTTATAAAGTAAAAAAGCACCTTGAGGAAGGTGCTTTTTTATATCTCTAAACTAAATGTTTATTTTGGAAACTTACCTCGTATTTCTTCCAAACACAAATTACCAATACTACCAACATGCGAATGCTTCTTTGAAGTATCTGGTGTATACGTTCCATTTTCTACTTCTCCTCCAATTTTCTGATAGGCTTCTCTAAAAGGCATACCTTCCACTACTAAAGTATTAATATTATCTACCGTAAACAGGTATTGGTATTTAGCATCGTTTAAGTCTATTTCTTTTACAATGACTTGCTGAATGGCATAATTAAAAATATCTAACAAATCTTTGACATCTTCAATTGCTGCTATGATATTTTCTTTTAATAACTGAAAATCTCTATGGTAACCACTTGGTAAATTGTTAGTAATTAATACCATTTCATGATGCAAAGCTTGAATTTTATTTGCTTTTCCTCTAATCAATTCAAAAACATCTGGATTCTTTTTATGTGGCATAATGCTACTTCCTGTTGTTAATTCATCTGGAAAGGCAATAAAGCCAAAATTCTGACTATTATACACACAAATATCCATTGCAAAACGCGCTAAGGTATTACACACACTCCCTAAAGCTAAAGCAATAGTACGCTCGCTTTTTCCTCTGCTCATTTGTGCAGCAACGACGTTATATTTTAAAGTAGAAAACTTTAATTCTTTAGTAGTTAAATCTCTATCAATAGGAAAAGAGCTTCCGTAACCTGCCGCAGAACCTAAGGGATTTTGGTCTACTGTTTTTAAAGCTGCATTTAACAGATAAACATCGTCAATCAGCACCTCAGCATAAGCAGAAAACCACAAACCGAAAGAAGAAGGCATTGCGACTTGTAAATGCGTATAACCTGGAAGTAAAGCCTCCTTATGTGTTTCCGCTAAACTTAAAAGTGTTTCAAAAAACACATTCGTTTTTTCGTTAATTTCTTTTAAACTCT from Lacinutrix sp. 5H-3-7-4 includes the following:
- a CDS encoding glutamate synthase subunit beta, which encodes MGKTTGFLEYKRQDESYIEPEKRIENYNEFTVPLKEENLKDQGARCMDCGIPFCHSGCPLGNLIPDFNDKVYKGKWKEAAEILHRTNNFPEFTGRLCPAPCEEACVLGINEDPVTIENIEKNIVEQAFAEGWITAQPPKVRTEKTVAVIGSGPAGLAAAQQLNRAGHNVTVFERDEKVGGLLRYGIPDFKMEKNVIDRRVAVLEEEGITFKTNAHVGVNVDANQLKDDFDAVVLCGGATVRRSIPIPGADLKGVTQAMDFLKLNNQYVDGLVEFKDVISAEGKDVIVIGGGDTGSDCIGTSNRHGATSVTNFEILSKPTEGRPAHQPWPYWPMKLKTTSSHQEGVERFFSISTKEFLGDKEGNLTGLKTVEVEWIFTPGERPQLKEVKGTEKEWKCNLALLALGFTGAEKTLAEQFGLNMDFRTNIEASTKDYKTNIPGVFAAGDMRRGQSLIVWAISEGRQAAYHIDTYLMGESCLPLKDDSDLPRV
- the argH gene encoding argininosuccinate lyase, with amino-acid sequence MKLWDKGISIDKKIEQFTVGNDREIDLHIAKYDVEASLAHAIMLASIGIISSEELEQLKNGLQAIAETIENGTFVIEDSFEDVHSKIEYELTKTLGDVGKKIHTARSRNDQVLVALQLYYKESLKEINEKTNVFFETLLSLAETHKEALLPGYTHLQVAMPSSFGLWFSAYAEVLIDDVYLLNAALKTVDQNPLGSAAGYGSSFPIDRDLTTKELKFSTLKYNVVAAQMSRGKSERTIALALGSVCNTLARFAMDICVYNSQNFGFIAFPDELTTGSSIMPHKKNPDVFELIRGKANKIQALHHEMVLITNNLPSGYHRDFQLLKENIIAAIEDVKDLLDIFNYAIQQVIVKEIDLNDAKYQYLFTVDNINTLVVEGMPFREAYQKIGGEVENGTYTPDTSKKHSHVGSIGNLCLEEIRGKFPK